From the Alloalcanivorax dieselolei B5 genome, one window contains:
- a CDS encoding ABC transporter permease gives MLWRLTLRSLWHRRATLVLVVLAIALSTALLAGVERVRQETRDRFTSTVSGVDLIVGKPSGALNLLLYSVFRLGEPVANMDWESVEAITERPEVAWVVPISLGDNLRGFPVVGTTTDYFRYYRYGRDETLRFSAGEPFDDVFDAVLGAGVAARLGLKVGDEVVLGHGTGTVSVRRHDTMPFKVRGVLAATGTPVDLSVHISLAAMSAIHLDWVAGTPLPGRHTSPDQARSRDLQPDSVTSLLVGLNSRVAVFQMQRWINTRAPEPLQAVIPGVALGQMWRMLGMVEQALRVISVAVLGVALLVMLSALLTALNERRREMAILRALGARPWQIGLLMVGESALLSLVGVVAGVLLLQGVAALAMPVLSERLGMALSLWRPAPLEALWLLVVLVSGTLVGLIPAWRAYRHTLSDGLTPRY, from the coding sequence ATGCTCTGGCGATTGACCCTGCGCAGCCTCTGGCACCGCCGCGCCACCCTGGTTCTGGTGGTGCTGGCCATCGCTTTGAGCACCGCTTTGCTGGCGGGAGTGGAGCGGGTCCGCCAGGAAACCCGTGACCGGTTCACCAGCACCGTTTCCGGGGTGGATCTGATTGTCGGCAAACCCAGCGGGGCTCTGAATCTGTTGCTCTATAGCGTATTCCGCCTGGGCGAGCCGGTGGCGAATATGGACTGGGAAAGCGTCGAGGCGATCACCGAGCGGCCGGAAGTGGCCTGGGTGGTGCCCATTTCCCTTGGTGACAATCTGCGTGGTTTTCCGGTGGTGGGGACCACCACCGATTACTTCCGTTACTACCGTTATGGCCGGGACGAGACGCTGCGTTTCAGCGCTGGAGAGCCGTTCGATGATGTGTTCGACGCGGTGCTGGGCGCCGGGGTGGCGGCGCGGCTGGGACTGAAGGTGGGCGACGAGGTGGTGCTGGGGCACGGCACCGGCACGGTGTCGGTGCGGCGTCATGACACCATGCCGTTCAAGGTCCGTGGTGTGCTCGCCGCCACTGGTACGCCGGTGGACCTGTCGGTGCATATTTCCCTGGCGGCGATGAGCGCGATCCACCTGGATTGGGTGGCGGGGACACCGCTGCCGGGCCGCCACACCAGCCCGGATCAGGCCCGCTCCCGCGATCTGCAGCCGGATTCGGTGACGTCGTTGCTGGTGGGGCTGAATTCCCGGGTCGCGGTGTTCCAGATGCAACGCTGGATCAATACGCGGGCGCCGGAGCCGCTGCAGGCGGTGATTCCCGGCGTCGCCCTGGGCCAGATGTGGCGCATGCTGGGAATGGTGGAGCAGGCGCTGAGGGTAATCTCGGTGGCGGTGCTCGGCGTCGCCCTGCTGGTGATGCTCAGCGCCTTGCTCACTGCCCTCAACGAGCGGCGCCGGGAAATGGCGATTCTCCGAGCTCTGGGCGCGCGGCCCTGGCAGATCGGACTATTGATGGTGGGGGAGAGCGCTTTGCTGTCCCTGGTCGGCGTGGTGGCGGGCGTGCTGCTGTTGCAGGGCGTGGCCGCGTTGGCGATGCCGGTACTGAGTGAGCGCCTGGGCATGGCGCTGAGTCTGTGGCGGCCGGCGCCGCTGGAGGCGTTGTGGTTGCTGGTGGTGCTGGTCAGCGGCACCCTGGTGGGATTGATTCCGGCCTGGCGGGCCTATCGTCACACCCTCAGTGACGGGCTCACGCCACGCTATTAG
- a CDS encoding ABC transporter ATP-binding protein, translated as MSTEVLRCQDLRFGWRDSPVLMLESLCVAAGERVFLGGPSGSGKSSLLALIAGLVLPQEGYITVAGQDLASLSAAGRDRWRARHLGIIFQQFNLVPYLSGLDNVLLAASLSGIGRASGKERALALAERLELSEALLVQKAIELSVGQQQRVAAVRAMIAEPALLIADEPTSALDDRRRDHFMTLLLRESERQNSAVLFVSHDQRLAAHFDRHLDLPTLNGATPCSGD; from the coding sequence ATGAGCACCGAAGTGTTGCGCTGCCAGGACCTGCGTTTCGGCTGGCGTGATAGTCCGGTACTGATGCTGGAATCGCTTTGCGTGGCCGCCGGGGAGAGGGTGTTTCTGGGTGGTCCCAGCGGTTCCGGCAAATCCTCGTTACTGGCCCTGATCGCCGGTCTGGTGTTGCCGCAAGAGGGCTACATAACGGTGGCCGGACAGGATCTGGCGAGCCTGTCCGCCGCCGGCCGCGATCGCTGGCGCGCGCGTCACCTGGGCATCATCTTCCAGCAGTTCAATCTGGTGCCGTACCTGAGCGGCCTGGACAACGTGCTGTTGGCCGCTTCGCTCTCCGGCATCGGCCGCGCATCCGGCAAGGAACGCGCTCTGGCCCTGGCGGAGCGCCTGGAGCTCTCCGAAGCGCTGCTGGTTCAGAAAGCTATCGAGCTGTCGGTGGGCCAGCAGCAACGGGTAGCGGCGGTGCGAGCGATGATCGCCGAGCCGGCGCTGCTGATCGCCGACGAGCCCACCTCGGCGCTGGATGACCGCCGCCGTGACCACTTCATGACGCTGTTGTTGCGTGAGAGCGAGCGCCAGAACAGCGCGGTGTTGTTCGTCAGTCACGATCAACGGCTGGCGGCGCATTTCGACCGGCATCTTGATTTGCCCACCCTCAACGGAGCGACGCCATGCTCTGGCGATTGA
- a CDS encoding DUF2796 domain-containing protein → MRRLAIAMALSTSAGLAQAAGPHVHGQGNLDLAMAGGTLLVELSLPAADVVGFEHAPRDDEQKALVEDALARLGKGTNVLEPAPAAACTVARESVHSGLSDSEAEEHDHGEESHDHDHGGHADFEARYRWHCDHPDKLAWIDVPLLEFLNGVTLKVQLVTDQGARADSLKAPHTRLSMDLR, encoded by the coding sequence ATGCGACGGTTGGCGATAGCGATGGCGTTGAGCACTTCGGCGGGGTTGGCCCAGGCGGCGGGCCCTCATGTGCACGGACAAGGCAACCTGGACCTGGCTATGGCCGGCGGCACGCTGCTGGTGGAACTGTCGCTGCCGGCCGCGGACGTGGTGGGTTTCGAACATGCCCCAAGGGACGACGAGCAGAAGGCGCTGGTGGAAGACGCCCTGGCCCGGCTGGGCAAGGGCACCAATGTGCTGGAACCGGCGCCCGCCGCCGCCTGCACGGTAGCTCGCGAGAGCGTGCACAGTGGCCTCTCCGATTCCGAAGCCGAAGAGCATGATCATGGAGAAGAAAGTCATGATCACGACCACGGCGGCCATGCCGACTTCGAAGCGCGCTATCGCTGGCACTGCGATCACCCGGACAAACTGGCGTGGATCGATGTGCCGTTGCTGGAATTCCTTAACGGCGTCACGCTCAAAGTGCAACTGGTCACCGATCAGGGCGCCCGTGCTGACAGCCTGAAGGCGCCCCACACCCGGTTGTCCATGGACTTGCGATAG
- a CDS encoding CobW family GTP-binding protein — protein sequence MTLLPVVVLTGFLGSGKTTVLNHWLSRRDDLAVIINELGQVGIDQALVGETSVPVSLLAGGCVCCTVQGSLRTTLRNLFMARAAGDVPRFSTVLVETTGAADPFGVTSVLEQDPWLRRHFQLRSVITTVDARSGMAGLSRHPEVIEQVRAADVLLLTKADQVEAEQRGPLEAALAELNPGAERRWSEQGRVEPTLLNRGFPRRCRVTGQLSAVADPAVPPLAAASLASRHRFHAADLRWRGAVDYFALQSLWADLLEQCGPHLVRLKALVAVDKLDGPLLVQGVGGQPLEMSPLPSWPGDDDDSRLVLITDGDDPAFPGQCLAAFRTALDRIRH from the coding sequence GTGACCCTTTTGCCGGTGGTGGTGCTGACCGGATTTCTTGGCAGCGGCAAAACCACGGTGCTGAATCACTGGCTGTCCAGACGCGATGATCTGGCGGTGATCATCAATGAACTGGGGCAGGTGGGCATCGACCAGGCGCTGGTGGGTGAGACATCGGTGCCGGTGAGTCTGCTGGCCGGCGGCTGCGTTTGCTGCACGGTGCAGGGCTCGTTGCGCACCACCTTGCGTAATCTGTTCATGGCCCGTGCCGCCGGGGACGTGCCGCGCTTTTCCACGGTACTGGTGGAAACCACCGGCGCCGCCGATCCCTTCGGCGTCACCTCGGTGTTGGAACAGGACCCGTGGCTGCGGCGCCATTTCCAGCTGCGATCGGTGATCACCACGGTGGACGCGCGATCCGGCATGGCGGGGTTGAGCCGGCATCCCGAGGTGATTGAGCAGGTGCGTGCCGCCGATGTGCTTTTGTTAACCAAGGCGGATCAGGTGGAAGCGGAACAACGCGGGCCGCTGGAAGCCGCCCTGGCGGAGCTGAACCCCGGCGCCGAACGGCGGTGGAGCGAGCAGGGGCGGGTAGAACCGACGTTGCTGAATCGCGGCTTTCCACGCCGTTGCCGGGTCACCGGGCAATTGAGCGCGGTGGCCGACCCCGCCGTCCCGCCGCTGGCTGCGGCATCGCTGGCAAGCCGGCACCGGTTCCACGCCGCAGATCTGCGCTGGCGCGGCGCGGTGGACTATTTCGCGCTGCAGTCCTTGTGGGCGGACCTGCTGGAGCAGTGTGGACCGCATTTGGTGCGGCTCAAGGCGCTGGTGGCTGTCGATAAACTGGACGGACCTTTGCTGGTCCAAGGTGTGGGTGGCCAGCCGCTGGAGATGTCGCCGCTGCCGTCGTGGCCGGGTGATGATGACGACAGCCGGCTGGTGCTGATTACCGATGGCGACGACCCGGCCTTTCCCGGCCAGTGTCTGGCGGCGTTCCGCACGGCTCTGGACCGCATACGGCACTGA
- the pyrC gene encoding dihydroorotase gives MTDTLTLCRPDDWHLHFRDGAILAETVPVTARVFRRAIVMPNLTPPVTTVAQAEAYRQRIVPHIPAGVEFEPLMVLYLTDQTPVEEVERAAASGFVHAFKLYPAGATTNSDSGVTDPSRIAHLYEAMEKHDVPLLVHGEVTEAEIDVFDREKVFIDRYLTDIRRRFPALRIVFEHVTTGEAVDFVKESGDATAATVTPQHLMMNRNDLLVGGVRPHNYCLPVLKRRTHQERIQQAVLEGHPRFFLGTDSAPHARDKKEAACGCAGCYSARAALPLYATFLERHGALDKLEGFASHFGADFYRLPRNPDTVTLRRDPWAVPQQVRAAGEELVPFLAGETLPWSVAP, from the coding sequence ATGACCGATACCCTGACACTTTGCCGCCCCGATGATTGGCATCTGCATTTTCGTGACGGAGCCATCCTGGCCGAAACCGTGCCGGTGACCGCGCGGGTGTTCCGCCGCGCCATCGTCATGCCCAACCTGACCCCACCGGTCACCACCGTGGCCCAGGCCGAGGCCTATCGTCAGCGCATCGTGCCCCACATTCCCGCCGGCGTGGAGTTCGAACCGCTGATGGTGCTTTACCTCACCGACCAGACGCCGGTGGAAGAGGTGGAAAGGGCGGCCGCCAGCGGTTTTGTGCATGCTTTCAAACTGTACCCCGCCGGCGCCACCACCAACTCGGATAGTGGCGTTACCGATCCGTCGCGGATCGCCCATCTCTATGAGGCAATGGAGAAGCACGATGTGCCGTTGCTGGTGCACGGTGAGGTGACCGAGGCGGAGATCGATGTGTTCGATCGCGAAAAGGTCTTCATCGACCGTTATCTCACCGACATTCGCCGCCGCTTCCCGGCCTTGCGTATCGTCTTCGAACACGTCACCACCGGCGAAGCGGTGGATTTCGTCAAGGAATCCGGCGACGCCACCGCCGCCACCGTGACGCCGCAGCATCTGATGATGAACCGCAACGATCTGCTGGTGGGAGGCGTGCGTCCGCACAACTATTGTCTGCCGGTGCTCAAGCGCCGGACCCATCAGGAACGTATTCAACAAGCGGTGCTGGAAGGGCATCCGCGCTTCTTTCTCGGTACCGATTCCGCGCCGCATGCCCGTGACAAGAAAGAAGCCGCCTGCGGTTGCGCCGGCTGTTATTCGGCGCGGGCGGCCTTGCCGTTGTACGCCACTTTCCTGGAGCGCCACGGCGCGCTGGACAAGCTGGAAGGTTTCGCCAGCCATTTCGGCGCGGATTTTTATCGTCTGCCGCGCAATCCGGACACCGTCACGTTGCGGAGGGATCCCTGGGCGGTGCCGCAACAAGTGCGGGCCGCGGGAGAGGAACTGGTGCCGTTCCTGGCCGGTGAAACGCTGCCCTGGTCGGTGGCGCCGTGA